The proteins below are encoded in one region of Limnochorda pilosa:
- a CDS encoding FGGY-family carbohydrate kinase: protein MAYLIGIDLGTTRIKAIVVDETGRQHRVVSAPTPSRDEGDGRVVYEGAALWSVIVRLIRELVSQIDPGQVAGVACASMGEAGFLVDDQGRELFPALAWFDPRTRPIAEELVARLGRETLRSITGLPADFTYSVSKLLWYREHDRARFQRARYWLNMADWVAFRLSGVAATDFSLASRTMAFDVRQEVWSSEILDECGLEASLLPTPVPGGTRVGRVTGPAARETGLPEDVSVCSGAHDQLASALAVGATRESRVLNSCGTAETILTALSADGFERALPHQEVVIGHHLFPSLFYGMTTLRTSGLSATWFVREMLTGTDPDYDELGRRAEQSEVGARGLRFFPYFRTSADVVGAPDAAMILGLRDFHTNADLARALLEGLSFEARRLLDRLQKGAGVAPKVVRAVGGSTANRCWMQLKADVMGLPLQVAAHQEGAGFGAALLAGLGSGLLTETDLNRLSEGSTRQFSIRAEEHAKYAGLYQHHLELLPLALEGARRAGRDERRGDVSPK, encoded by the coding sequence GTGGCCTACCTGATAGGTATCGACCTCGGGACGACCCGTATCAAAGCGATCGTCGTGGATGAGACTGGCCGACAGCATCGGGTGGTCAGCGCCCCCACGCCCTCCCGTGACGAGGGGGATGGCCGCGTCGTGTATGAAGGGGCCGCGCTGTGGAGCGTCATCGTCCGCTTGATCCGGGAGCTGGTGAGTCAGATCGATCCCGGGCAGGTGGCAGGTGTGGCCTGTGCCAGCATGGGAGAGGCAGGGTTCCTGGTCGACGACCAGGGGAGGGAGCTCTTTCCGGCTCTGGCGTGGTTCGATCCCCGGACGCGACCGATCGCCGAAGAGCTAGTGGCACGCCTGGGCCGTGAAACCCTCCGGTCGATCACGGGCCTGCCGGCCGACTTCACCTACTCGGTCAGCAAGCTTCTATGGTACCGGGAGCACGATCGTGCCCGGTTTCAGCGAGCCCGATACTGGTTGAACATGGCAGACTGGGTCGCCTTCAGGCTCTCAGGAGTGGCAGCGACCGACTTCTCCCTGGCATCCCGCACCATGGCTTTCGATGTGCGTCAGGAAGTCTGGTCCTCGGAGATCCTGGACGAGTGCGGGCTCGAGGCGTCTCTGCTACCGACCCCGGTCCCCGGTGGTACACGGGTCGGTCGCGTCACAGGCCCCGCCGCCAGGGAGACAGGCCTTCCCGAGGATGTCTCTGTCTGCTCGGGAGCCCATGACCAGCTTGCGTCGGCGCTGGCTGTCGGGGCTACCCGCGAGTCACGCGTCCTCAACTCCTGCGGAACGGCCGAGACCATCCTGACGGCCCTGAGCGCTGACGGGTTTGAACGGGCGCTTCCTCACCAGGAAGTGGTGATCGGCCACCACCTGTTCCCGAGCCTGTTCTACGGCATGACGACTCTGCGGACGTCCGGCCTCTCCGCGACGTGGTTCGTGCGAGAGATGCTCACCGGAACGGATCCAGATTACGACGAGCTTGGCCGGCGGGCCGAGCAATCGGAGGTCGGCGCCCGCGGCCTCCGCTTCTTCCCGTACTTCCGCACGTCCGCCGACGTGGTGGGGGCGCCGGACGCGGCCATGATCCTTGGCCTGCGCGACTTCCACACCAACGCGGACCTGGCGAGGGCGCTGCTGGAAGGGCTGTCCTTCGAGGCAAGACGCCTCCTCGACCGCCTGCAGAAGGGTGCGGGTGTTGCGCCCAAAGTGGTTCGGGCCGTCGGGGGCAGTACCGCCAACCGGTGCTGGATGCAGTTGAAGGCGGACGTGATGGGGCTCCCCCTCCAGGTAGCTGCACACCAGGAGGGCGCCGGGTTCGGCGCAGCCCTGTTGGCTGGGCTCGGCTCTGGTCTACTGACCGAAACCGACCTGAACCGGCTCTCGGAAGGGAGCACGCGCCAGTTCAGCATCCGGGCGGAGGAGCACGCGAAGTATGCCGGACTGTATCAACACCACCTGGAACTCCTGCCGCTGGCCCTCGAGGGAGCCAGGCGGGCTGGCAGGGACGAACGGCGAGGTGATGTCTCTCCGAAGTGA
- a CDS encoding sugar-binding transcriptional regulator: MAGAADREIDLMVRCAERYYLQRMTQAEVGRALGLTRLRVNQLLQRARREGVVRIEVTDPRKVNAALADRMIRRFELQDAVVVPSRASDSAGVMPDLARAGSDWLLAHLDGIGVLGVGWGHTVHRVVTHIGMRSVEESHHVQVVPLLGALGDTRPEFRSNDLAKALADGLNGTWQPLDLPFIVETGELRDSLIGDPAVQPAVKLWDRLDLALVGIGYDLSRSPLFRTPYFGTGELISAEGWRIVGDLLSRFFDVEGVIQPLPVHRCIVGIEIDRVRRARVVAVAGGTEKTASILAALKGRLVDVLVIDSRTAAAVLDASGS, encoded by the coding sequence CGCATGACCCAGGCTGAGGTGGGACGGGCCCTGGGTCTGACGCGCCTGCGGGTCAACCAGTTGTTGCAGCGGGCGCGCCGGGAGGGCGTCGTTCGCATCGAGGTAACCGACCCGCGCAAGGTGAACGCGGCCCTCGCTGACAGGATGATCCGGCGCTTCGAGCTTCAGGATGCGGTGGTGGTACCCAGCCGCGCCAGCGACAGCGCGGGTGTGATGCCCGACCTGGCCCGGGCGGGGTCGGATTGGCTCCTCGCCCACCTGGATGGTATCGGTGTCCTTGGCGTCGGGTGGGGTCACACCGTTCACCGGGTGGTGACCCACATCGGCATGCGGTCGGTCGAGGAGTCCCACCACGTGCAGGTCGTACCGCTCCTGGGCGCGCTGGGCGACACCAGGCCTGAGTTCCGGTCGAACGACCTGGCCAAGGCGCTGGCCGATGGGTTGAACGGTACCTGGCAACCCCTGGATCTCCCCTTCATCGTCGAGACCGGTGAGCTGCGGGATTCGCTCATCGGTGATCCGGCCGTGCAGCCGGCCGTGAAACTCTGGGACCGGCTGGATCTGGCCTTGGTTGGCATCGGTTACGACCTCTCTCGCTCGCCGCTGTTCCGGACCCCCTATTTCGGTACGGGTGAGTTGATCTCGGCCGAGGGGTGGCGCATCGTCGGGGATCTGCTCTCGCGGTTCTTTGACGTCGAGGGCGTGATTCAGCCGTTGCCCGTACACCGGTGCATCGTTGGAATCGAAATCGATCGGGTGCGCCGGGCACGGGTGGTCGCCGTGGCCGGTGGGACGGAGAAGACCGCCTCGATCCTGGCCGCGTTGAAGGGCCGGTTGGTCGATGTTCTGGTGATCGACTCGCGCACCGCTGCCGCCGTCCTGGATGCGAGCGGATCTTGA